A single region of the Sorghum bicolor cultivar BTx623 chromosome 9, Sorghum_bicolor_NCBIv3, whole genome shotgun sequence genome encodes:
- the LOC110430382 gene encoding gibberellin 2-beta-dioxygenase 6-like — translation MVVPSTTPVVVRQETPPPPLPLPPSHDGIIGIPTVDMSAPGGRGALSRQVARACAEHGFFRAVNHGVAVAPAAGPAARLDAAARTFFALPPHDKQRAGPPSPLGYGCRTIGFNGDAGELEYLLLHANPAAVAHRARSIDTDDPSRFRCIHSIKLPSFQGCSF, via the coding sequence ATGGTGGTGCCTTCCACGACGCCGGTGGTGGTGCGCCAAgaaacgccgccgccgccgctgccgctgccgccgtccCACGACGGCATAATAGGCATACCGACGGTGGACATGTCGGCGCCgggcggccgcggcgcgctgTCGCGGCAGGTGGCGCGCGCGTGCGCGGAGCACGGCTTCTTCCGCGCCGTGAACCACGGCGTGGCGGTGGCGCCAGCGGCAGGCCCCGCCGCGCGGCTGGACGCCGCCGCCAGGACGTTCTTCGCGCTGCCGCCGCACGACAAGCAGCGCGCCGGCCCGCCCAGCCCGCTCGGCTACGGCTGCCGCACCATCGGCTTCAACGGCGACGCCGGCGAGCTCGAGTACCTGCTGCTCCACGCCAACCCCGCCGCCGTCGCGCACAGGGCCAGGTCCATCGACACTGACGACCCCTCGCGCTTCAG